From one Lotus japonicus ecotype B-129 chromosome 3, LjGifu_v1.2 genomic stretch:
- the LOC130743152 gene encoding G-type lectin S-receptor-like serine/threonine-protein kinase At4g27290 isoform X1 — protein MRFIITLTYILLLLPYKLSIAADSIHLSQSITDGQTLVSQDETFELGFFRPDGNSNRTYLGIWFKNIPVRQVVWVANRVKPIIGSDRIMLTVNRTGNLVLTQNSTVVWFTNIQKQAHTNPVAVLLDNGNLVVRNVGETNQEEHLWQSFDYPSDTWLPHMKVGRSFKSGHDWKLTSWKSPEDPSPSDFTWGLALRDYPDSYIMKGTKIKLSRFGPWNGEYPSGAPEVRYTTSSSTRLLGNRYEFVVNKDEMFYRYTQNKSSVISIIVLKQSTLFPYVWIEQEQIWKTYRSFPRDYCDTYGLCGAYGNCVISRGDMCQCFKGFSPKSLAITDWSEGCVRDEPLSCYNGTQKDGFIKFGGLRVPDTTHALLNESISLEECRDKCLNNCSCMAYTNSNISGGGSGCVMWFGDLIDIRQFDNGGQDLYIRMPASMLGTDHGSERRIIIHITIASICGLLVPCLYFVWRFRRKIVAETSQLAEIDLPLFDLTTIAAATNGFSMNKKIGEGGFGPVYWGKLTNGQEIAVKKLSSLSSQGMTEFINEVKLIAQLQHRNLVKLLGCCIQGQERVLIYEYMNNGSLHSFIFDDIKGKLLKWPQRLHIICGVCRGLLYLHRDSRLRIIHRDLKASNVLLDQDLNPKISDFGTARTFGGDQTEGNTKRIIGTYGYMAPEYVSKGIFSVKSDVFSFGVLLLEIICGKRNKAYYHTDDNLNLVGQAWTLWKEGIASELIDSNIGDSYVVSEVLRCMHVSLLCVQQNPNDRPTMTSAMLMLESEMELEEPKEPGFFYSNISLDSYLRSSRKDRSLAYDVTISSFGPR, from the exons ATGAGATTCATAATCACACTGACCTACATACTCCTTCTTCTCCCTTACAAACTTTCCATAGCAGCTGACTCCATTCATTTATCACAATCCATCACCGATGGCCAAACCTTGGTGTCCCAAGATGAAACCTTCGAACTCGGTTTCTTCCGTCCCGACGGCAACTCAAACAGAACATACCTCGGTATCTGGTTCAAGAACATCCCTGTTCGACAAGTCGTTTGGGTCGCAAACAGGGTCAAACCAATCATCGGCTCTGATCGCATCATGTTAACAGTGAACCGCACAGGAAACCTCGTCCTCACACAAAACAGCACGGTAGTTTGGTTCACAAACATTCAAAAACAAGCACATACCAATCCGGTGGCGGTGCTATTGGACAACGGCAATCTCGTGGTGAGAAATGTGGGAGAAACAAACCAAGAAGAGCATTTGTGGCAGAGTTTTGACTATCCATCCGACACATGGTTGCCACACATGAAAGTGGGAAGAAGCTTCAAATCCGGTCATGATTGGAAATTAACATCATGGAAGAGTCCTGAAGATCCATCCCCTAGTGATTTTACTTGGGGTTTAGCACTACGTGATTATCCAGATTCTTATATTATGAAGGGAACAAAGATTAAATTGTCCCGTTTTGGACCATGGAATGGCGAATATCCTAGTGGAGCTCCAGAAGTAAGATACACTACTTCATCATCTACTCGTCTTCTGGGCAATCGGTATGAGTTTGTCGTCAACAAAGATGAGATGTTCTACAGGTATACCCAAAACAAAAGCTCAGTCATCTCAATAATAGTATTGAAACAAAGCACTCTGTTTCCCTATGTGTGGATTGAACAAGAGCAAATTTGGAAGACATATAGGTCATTTCCTAGAGACTATTGTGATACATATGGCCTTTGTGGAGCCTATGGGAATTGCGTAATTAGCAGAGGAGATATGTGCCAATGTTTCAAGGGGTTCAGTCCAAAGTCACTAGCAATAACCGATTGGAGTGAAGGATGTGTCAGAGATGAACCATTGAGCTGCTATAATGGGACGCAAAAAGATGGGTTTATCAAATTTGGAGGGTTAAGAGTTCCTGATACAACACATGCTTTGTTAAATGAATCTATCAGTCTTGAGGAATGCAGAGACAAGTGCTTGAATAATTGCTCTTGTATGGCCTACACAAATTCAAACATAAGTGGTGGAGGTAGTGGTTGTGTCATGTGGTTTGGCGATCTAATTGACATAAGACAGTTTGATAATGGTGGCCAAGATCTTTACATTCGGATGCCTGCTTCAATGTTAG GGACTGACCACGGGAGTGAAAGAAGGATTATAATTCATATCACTATTGCTTCAATTTGTGGCTTGCTCGTTCCATGTCTTTATTTTGTCTGGAGATTTCGCAGGAAGATTGTTGCAG AAACATCTCAACTGGCTGAGATAGATCTCCCATTGTTTGATCTAACAACAATTGCTGCGGCAACTAATGGCTTCTCGATGAACAAAAAGATTGGAGAAGGTGGTTTTGGACCAGTATATTGG GGAAAATTAACAAATGGTCAAGAAATAGCTGTGAAGAAACTTTCAAGCTTATCGAGCCAAGGAATGACTGAGTTCATAAATGAAGTGAAACTAATTGCACAACTTCAACATCGAAATCTAGTAAAGCTTCTTGGTTGTTGCATTCAGGGACAAGAACGAGTGTTGATTTACGAATACATGAACAATGGTAGCCTACACTCTTTCATTTTTG ATGATATTAAGGGTAAACTGCTAAAGTGGCCTCAACGACTCCACATAATTTGTGGAGTATGTAGAGGACTTCTGTATCTTCACCGAGATTCAAGATTGAGAATTATCCACAGGGATCTCAAAGCTAGTAATGTTTTACTTGATCAAGATTTAAATCCAAAAATATCAGATTTTGGAACAGCTAGAACTTTTGGAGGAGACCAGACAGAAGGAAACACAAAGAGAATAATTGGGACCTA TGGGTACATGGCTCCGGAATATGTTTCTAAAGGGATTTTTTCAGTGAAATCTgatgttttcagttttggtGTTCTATTGTTAGAGATCATATGTGGCAAAAGAAATAAAGCATATTATCATACAGATGACAATCTTAACCTAGTTGGTCAG GCTTGGACATTGTGGAAAGAAGGTATAGCATCAGAGTTAATTGACTCAAACATAGGAGACTCATATGTAGTTTCAGAAGTATTGCGTTGCATGCATGTTAGTCTCTTGTGCGTACAACAGAACCCAAATGATAGGCCTACCATGACCTCTGCGATGCTAATGCTAGAGAGTGAGATGGAACTAGAGGAGCCTAAAGAACCTGGTTTCTTTTATAGTAATATTTCACTTGATTCATATTTACGTAGTAGTCGGAAGGATAGAAGTTTAGCATATGATGTAACAATTTCTTCATTTGGTCCTCGATGA
- the LOC130743152 gene encoding G-type lectin S-receptor-like serine/threonine-protein kinase At4g27290 isoform X2, whose product MRFIITLTYILLLLPYKLSIAADSIHLSQSITDGQTLVSQDETFELGFFRPDGNSNRTYLGIWFKNIPVRQVVWVANRVKPIIGSDRIMLTVNRTGNLVLTQNSTVVWFTNIQKQAHTNPVAVLLDNGNLVVRNVGETNQEEHLWQSFDYPSDTWLPHMKVGRSFKSGHDWKLTSWKSPEDPSPSDFTWGLALRDYPDSYIMKGTKIKLSRFGPWNGEYPSGAPEVRYTTSSSTRLLGNRYEFVVNKDEMFYRYTQNKSSVISIIVLKQSTLFPYVWIEQEQIWKTYRSFPRDYCDTYGLCGAYGNCVISRGDMCQCFKGFSPKSLAITDWSEGCVRDEPLSCYNGTQKDGFIKFGGLRVPDTTHALLNESISLEECRDKCLNNCSCMAYTNSNISGGGSGCVMWFGDLIDIRQFDNGGQDLYIRMPASMLGTDHGSERRIIIHITIASICGLLVPCLYFVWRFRRKIVAETSQLAEIDLPLFDLTTIAAATNGFSMNKKIGEGGFGPVYWGKLTNGQEIAVKKLSSLSSQGMTEFINEVKLIAQLQHRNLVKLLGCCIQGQERVLIYEYMNNDDIKGKLLKWPQRLHIICGVCRGLLYLHRDSRLRIIHRDLKASNVLLDQDLNPKISDFGTARTFGGDQTEGNTKRIIGTYGYMAPEYVSKGIFSVKSDVFSFGVLLLEIICGKRNKAYYHTDDNLNLVGQAWTLWKEGIASELIDSNIGDSYVVSEVLRCMHVSLLCVQQNPNDRPTMTSAMLMLESEMELEEPKEPGFFYSNISLDSYLRSSRKDRSLAYDVTISSFGPR is encoded by the exons ATGAGATTCATAATCACACTGACCTACATACTCCTTCTTCTCCCTTACAAACTTTCCATAGCAGCTGACTCCATTCATTTATCACAATCCATCACCGATGGCCAAACCTTGGTGTCCCAAGATGAAACCTTCGAACTCGGTTTCTTCCGTCCCGACGGCAACTCAAACAGAACATACCTCGGTATCTGGTTCAAGAACATCCCTGTTCGACAAGTCGTTTGGGTCGCAAACAGGGTCAAACCAATCATCGGCTCTGATCGCATCATGTTAACAGTGAACCGCACAGGAAACCTCGTCCTCACACAAAACAGCACGGTAGTTTGGTTCACAAACATTCAAAAACAAGCACATACCAATCCGGTGGCGGTGCTATTGGACAACGGCAATCTCGTGGTGAGAAATGTGGGAGAAACAAACCAAGAAGAGCATTTGTGGCAGAGTTTTGACTATCCATCCGACACATGGTTGCCACACATGAAAGTGGGAAGAAGCTTCAAATCCGGTCATGATTGGAAATTAACATCATGGAAGAGTCCTGAAGATCCATCCCCTAGTGATTTTACTTGGGGTTTAGCACTACGTGATTATCCAGATTCTTATATTATGAAGGGAACAAAGATTAAATTGTCCCGTTTTGGACCATGGAATGGCGAATATCCTAGTGGAGCTCCAGAAGTAAGATACACTACTTCATCATCTACTCGTCTTCTGGGCAATCGGTATGAGTTTGTCGTCAACAAAGATGAGATGTTCTACAGGTATACCCAAAACAAAAGCTCAGTCATCTCAATAATAGTATTGAAACAAAGCACTCTGTTTCCCTATGTGTGGATTGAACAAGAGCAAATTTGGAAGACATATAGGTCATTTCCTAGAGACTATTGTGATACATATGGCCTTTGTGGAGCCTATGGGAATTGCGTAATTAGCAGAGGAGATATGTGCCAATGTTTCAAGGGGTTCAGTCCAAAGTCACTAGCAATAACCGATTGGAGTGAAGGATGTGTCAGAGATGAACCATTGAGCTGCTATAATGGGACGCAAAAAGATGGGTTTATCAAATTTGGAGGGTTAAGAGTTCCTGATACAACACATGCTTTGTTAAATGAATCTATCAGTCTTGAGGAATGCAGAGACAAGTGCTTGAATAATTGCTCTTGTATGGCCTACACAAATTCAAACATAAGTGGTGGAGGTAGTGGTTGTGTCATGTGGTTTGGCGATCTAATTGACATAAGACAGTTTGATAATGGTGGCCAAGATCTTTACATTCGGATGCCTGCTTCAATGTTAG GGACTGACCACGGGAGTGAAAGAAGGATTATAATTCATATCACTATTGCTTCAATTTGTGGCTTGCTCGTTCCATGTCTTTATTTTGTCTGGAGATTTCGCAGGAAGATTGTTGCAG AAACATCTCAACTGGCTGAGATAGATCTCCCATTGTTTGATCTAACAACAATTGCTGCGGCAACTAATGGCTTCTCGATGAACAAAAAGATTGGAGAAGGTGGTTTTGGACCAGTATATTGG GGAAAATTAACAAATGGTCAAGAAATAGCTGTGAAGAAACTTTCAAGCTTATCGAGCCAAGGAATGACTGAGTTCATAAATGAAGTGAAACTAATTGCACAACTTCAACATCGAAATCTAGTAAAGCTTCTTGGTTGTTGCATTCAGGGACAAGAACGAGTGTTGATTTACGAATACATGAACAATG ATGATATTAAGGGTAAACTGCTAAAGTGGCCTCAACGACTCCACATAATTTGTGGAGTATGTAGAGGACTTCTGTATCTTCACCGAGATTCAAGATTGAGAATTATCCACAGGGATCTCAAAGCTAGTAATGTTTTACTTGATCAAGATTTAAATCCAAAAATATCAGATTTTGGAACAGCTAGAACTTTTGGAGGAGACCAGACAGAAGGAAACACAAAGAGAATAATTGGGACCTA TGGGTACATGGCTCCGGAATATGTTTCTAAAGGGATTTTTTCAGTGAAATCTgatgttttcagttttggtGTTCTATTGTTAGAGATCATATGTGGCAAAAGAAATAAAGCATATTATCATACAGATGACAATCTTAACCTAGTTGGTCAG GCTTGGACATTGTGGAAAGAAGGTATAGCATCAGAGTTAATTGACTCAAACATAGGAGACTCATATGTAGTTTCAGAAGTATTGCGTTGCATGCATGTTAGTCTCTTGTGCGTACAACAGAACCCAAATGATAGGCCTACCATGACCTCTGCGATGCTAATGCTAGAGAGTGAGATGGAACTAGAGGAGCCTAAAGAACCTGGTTTCTTTTATAGTAATATTTCACTTGATTCATATTTACGTAGTAGTCGGAAGGATAGAAGTTTAGCATATGATGTAACAATTTCTTCATTTGGTCCTCGATGA
- the LOC130743152 gene encoding G-type lectin S-receptor-like serine/threonine-protein kinase At4g27290 isoform X3 — protein sequence MRFIITLTYILLLLPYKLSIAADSIHLSQSITDGQTLVSQDETFELGFFRPDGNSNRTYLGIWFKNIPVRQVVWVANRVKPIIGSDRIMLTVNRTGNLVLTQNSTVVWFTNIQKQAHTNPVAVLLDNGNLVVRNVGETNQEEHLWQSFDYPSDTWLPHMKVGRSFKSGHDWKLTSWKSPEDPSPSDFTWGLALRDYPDSYIMKGTKIKLSRFGPWNGEYPSGAPEVRYTTSSSTRLLGNRYEFVVNKDEMFYRYTQNKSSVISIIVLKQSTLFPYVWIEQEQIWKTYRSFPRDYCDTYGLCGAYGNCVISRGDMCQCFKGFSPKSLAITDWSEGCVRDEPLSCYNGTQKDGFIKFGGLRVPDTTHALLNESISLEECRDKCLNNCSCMAYTNSNISGGGSGCVMWFGDLIDIRQFDNGGQDLYIRMPASMLGTDHGSERRIIIHITIASICGLLVPCLYFVWRFRRKIVADDIKGKLLKWPQRLHIICGVCRGLLYLHRDSRLRIIHRDLKASNVLLDQDLNPKISDFGTARTFGGDQTEGNTKRIIGTYGYMAPEYVSKGIFSVKSDVFSFGVLLLEIICGKRNKAYYHTDDNLNLVGQAWTLWKEGIASELIDSNIGDSYVVSEVLRCMHVSLLCVQQNPNDRPTMTSAMLMLESEMELEEPKEPGFFYSNISLDSYLRSSRKDRSLAYDVTISSFGPR from the exons ATGAGATTCATAATCACACTGACCTACATACTCCTTCTTCTCCCTTACAAACTTTCCATAGCAGCTGACTCCATTCATTTATCACAATCCATCACCGATGGCCAAACCTTGGTGTCCCAAGATGAAACCTTCGAACTCGGTTTCTTCCGTCCCGACGGCAACTCAAACAGAACATACCTCGGTATCTGGTTCAAGAACATCCCTGTTCGACAAGTCGTTTGGGTCGCAAACAGGGTCAAACCAATCATCGGCTCTGATCGCATCATGTTAACAGTGAACCGCACAGGAAACCTCGTCCTCACACAAAACAGCACGGTAGTTTGGTTCACAAACATTCAAAAACAAGCACATACCAATCCGGTGGCGGTGCTATTGGACAACGGCAATCTCGTGGTGAGAAATGTGGGAGAAACAAACCAAGAAGAGCATTTGTGGCAGAGTTTTGACTATCCATCCGACACATGGTTGCCACACATGAAAGTGGGAAGAAGCTTCAAATCCGGTCATGATTGGAAATTAACATCATGGAAGAGTCCTGAAGATCCATCCCCTAGTGATTTTACTTGGGGTTTAGCACTACGTGATTATCCAGATTCTTATATTATGAAGGGAACAAAGATTAAATTGTCCCGTTTTGGACCATGGAATGGCGAATATCCTAGTGGAGCTCCAGAAGTAAGATACACTACTTCATCATCTACTCGTCTTCTGGGCAATCGGTATGAGTTTGTCGTCAACAAAGATGAGATGTTCTACAGGTATACCCAAAACAAAAGCTCAGTCATCTCAATAATAGTATTGAAACAAAGCACTCTGTTTCCCTATGTGTGGATTGAACAAGAGCAAATTTGGAAGACATATAGGTCATTTCCTAGAGACTATTGTGATACATATGGCCTTTGTGGAGCCTATGGGAATTGCGTAATTAGCAGAGGAGATATGTGCCAATGTTTCAAGGGGTTCAGTCCAAAGTCACTAGCAATAACCGATTGGAGTGAAGGATGTGTCAGAGATGAACCATTGAGCTGCTATAATGGGACGCAAAAAGATGGGTTTATCAAATTTGGAGGGTTAAGAGTTCCTGATACAACACATGCTTTGTTAAATGAATCTATCAGTCTTGAGGAATGCAGAGACAAGTGCTTGAATAATTGCTCTTGTATGGCCTACACAAATTCAAACATAAGTGGTGGAGGTAGTGGTTGTGTCATGTGGTTTGGCGATCTAATTGACATAAGACAGTTTGATAATGGTGGCCAAGATCTTTACATTCGGATGCCTGCTTCAATGTTAG GGACTGACCACGGGAGTGAAAGAAGGATTATAATTCATATCACTATTGCTTCAATTTGTGGCTTGCTCGTTCCATGTCTTTATTTTGTCTGGAGATTTCGCAGGAAGATTGTTGCAG ATGATATTAAGGGTAAACTGCTAAAGTGGCCTCAACGACTCCACATAATTTGTGGAGTATGTAGAGGACTTCTGTATCTTCACCGAGATTCAAGATTGAGAATTATCCACAGGGATCTCAAAGCTAGTAATGTTTTACTTGATCAAGATTTAAATCCAAAAATATCAGATTTTGGAACAGCTAGAACTTTTGGAGGAGACCAGACAGAAGGAAACACAAAGAGAATAATTGGGACCTA TGGGTACATGGCTCCGGAATATGTTTCTAAAGGGATTTTTTCAGTGAAATCTgatgttttcagttttggtGTTCTATTGTTAGAGATCATATGTGGCAAAAGAAATAAAGCATATTATCATACAGATGACAATCTTAACCTAGTTGGTCAG GCTTGGACATTGTGGAAAGAAGGTATAGCATCAGAGTTAATTGACTCAAACATAGGAGACTCATATGTAGTTTCAGAAGTATTGCGTTGCATGCATGTTAGTCTCTTGTGCGTACAACAGAACCCAAATGATAGGCCTACCATGACCTCTGCGATGCTAATGCTAGAGAGTGAGATGGAACTAGAGGAGCCTAAAGAACCTGGTTTCTTTTATAGTAATATTTCACTTGATTCATATTTACGTAGTAGTCGGAAGGATAGAAGTTTAGCATATGATGTAACAATTTCTTCATTTGGTCCTCGATGA